Proteins co-encoded in one Halorussus vallis genomic window:
- a CDS encoding helix-hairpin-helix domain-containing protein, translated as MRRNAEVASLLEEYADLLAAQDVGYKPKAYRRAAESIRDHPYDIEDVATDDPDAVGEIPDVGESIAEKVFEILDEGTFERLEEARAEMPVAMAELTAVEGVGPKTVGDLYRELDVRDLDDLEAAAEAGEIREVSGYGEKSEQNILDGIAFARQSQERELLGDARPVGEEALAFFEAIPEAGRCELAGSLRRWKPTIGDIDVLVEVEDEDRQAVVDAFTDWDQASDVIEAGTDKASVRSNGQRVDLRVIAPAEFGSALQYFTGSKEHNIRLRNYAIDRDFKINEYGIFDVSEVDDPDAGQRVGERVGGETEDEIYTALDLPPIPPEMREDRGEIRAAASGDLPELIEEGAVRGDLHLHTEWSDGEYTIEQMAEAAAEFGHDYISVSDHATGPGMVGGVGLDDEDLREQLAEIRDLEADLPVTVFAGVEANIDVEGTISVGDDVLEELDCVVASPHSGLDGDATDRLVAAVSHPSVDILGHPSGRILNGRPGLEFDVEAVAAAAVEHGTALEINSNPHRLDLWGSAVKQAVEQGATIAIDTDAHSPGEYANVRYGVHTARRGWAEAADVLNARDAEGVREFLH; from the coding sequence ATGAGACGCAACGCCGAAGTAGCGAGTCTACTCGAAGAGTACGCCGACCTGCTGGCGGCCCAGGACGTGGGCTACAAGCCCAAGGCCTACCGCCGGGCGGCCGAGAGCATCCGCGACCACCCCTACGACATCGAGGACGTGGCGACCGACGACCCCGACGCGGTCGGGGAGATTCCGGACGTGGGCGAGTCCATCGCCGAGAAGGTCTTCGAGATCCTCGACGAGGGCACCTTCGAGCGGTTGGAGGAGGCCCGGGCGGAGATGCCGGTCGCGATGGCCGAACTCACCGCCGTCGAGGGCGTCGGCCCGAAGACGGTCGGCGACCTCTACCGCGAACTCGACGTGCGGGACCTGGACGACCTCGAAGCGGCGGCCGAGGCGGGCGAGATCCGGGAGGTGTCGGGCTACGGCGAGAAGTCCGAACAGAACATCCTCGACGGCATCGCGTTCGCCCGCCAGTCCCAGGAGCGGGAACTGCTCGGCGACGCCCGGCCGGTCGGCGAGGAGGCCCTGGCGTTCTTCGAGGCCATCCCGGAGGCCGGCCGGTGCGAACTCGCGGGGTCGCTCCGGCGGTGGAAGCCCACCATCGGCGACATCGACGTGCTGGTCGAAGTCGAAGACGAGGACCGCCAGGCCGTGGTCGACGCCTTCACCGACTGGGACCAGGCGAGCGACGTCATCGAGGCCGGCACCGACAAGGCCAGCGTGCGCTCGAACGGCCAGCGCGTCGACCTCCGGGTCATCGCGCCCGCCGAGTTCGGGTCGGCGCTCCAGTACTTCACCGGGAGCAAGGAGCACAACATCCGCCTGCGCAACTACGCCATCGACCGCGACTTCAAAATCAACGAGTACGGAATCTTCGACGTGAGCGAGGTCGACGACCCGGACGCCGGCCAGCGAGTCGGCGAACGCGTCGGCGGCGAAACCGAGGACGAAATCTATACTGCGCTCGACCTCCCGCCGATTCCGCCCGAGATGCGCGAGGACCGCGGCGAGATTCGAGCGGCCGCGTCGGGTGACCTTCCCGAACTAATCGAGGAGGGCGCGGTCCGGGGCGACCTCCACCTCCACACCGAGTGGTCCGACGGCGAGTACACCATCGAGCAGATGGCAGAGGCGGCCGCCGAGTTCGGCCACGACTACATCTCGGTGTCGGACCACGCCACCGGGCCGGGGATGGTCGGCGGCGTCGGCCTCGACGACGAGGACCTGCGCGAGCAACTCGCCGAGATTCGGGACCTCGAAGCCGACCTCCCGGTGACCGTGTTCGCAGGCGTCGAGGCCAACATCGACGTCGAGGGAACCATCAGCGTCGGCGACGACGTGCTCGAGGAACTCGACTGCGTGGTCGCCTCGCCCCACAGCGGTCTGGACGGCGACGCGACCGACCGACTGGTCGCGGCCGTCTCGCATCCGAGCGTCGACATCCTGGGCCACCCGAGTGGGCGCATCCTCAACGGTCGGCCGGGCCTGGAGTTCGACGTCGAGGCGGTCGCGGCGGCCGCCGTGGAGCACGGCACCGCGCTCGAAATCAACAGCAATCCGCACCGCCTCGACCTCTGGGGGAGCGCGGTCAAGCAGGCCGTCGAGCAGGGCGCGACCATCGCCATCGACACCGACGCCCACTCGCCCGGCGAGTACGCCAACGTCCGGTACGGCGTCCACACCGCCCGGCGCGGGTGGGCCGAGGCGGCCGACGTTCTGAACGCCCGGGACGCAGAAGGCGTCCGGGAGTTCCTGCACTGA
- a CDS encoding NAD-dependent epimerase/dehydratase family protein, translating to MVRVAVTGAAGNVGRQVLAALEGDHEVTPVTHREREELPGPTLDVTDRETFSDALEGQDVLVHLAGNPSPDADWEGVFETNIGGTYNAYEVARERGLDRVVFASSNHAVQLHNVADPAEPESLREDARTVSPDDPTKPDSYYGVSKVAGEALGQLYAERHDIEAVNLRIGWLMDEDELRETQDGDEARARFARAMWLSPRDCREVVRRCVEADLPDSSVVAHGISRNDDRYMSLTETMRAVGYRPRDDSAEVLEE from the coding sequence ATGGTCAGAGTCGCAGTCACCGGCGCGGCGGGCAACGTCGGCAGGCAGGTGCTCGCCGCCCTCGAAGGCGACCACGAGGTCACGCCCGTCACCCACCGCGAGCGCGAGGAACTCCCGGGGCCGACGCTCGACGTGACCGACCGCGAAACCTTCTCCGACGCCCTGGAGGGCCAGGACGTGCTGGTCCACCTCGCGGGCAACCCCTCGCCCGACGCCGACTGGGAGGGCGTGTTCGAAACCAACATCGGCGGGACGTACAACGCCTACGAGGTCGCCCGCGAGCGAGGACTCGACCGGGTGGTGTTCGCCTCCTCGAACCACGCGGTCCAGTTGCACAACGTCGCCGACCCCGCCGAACCCGAGTCGCTGCGCGAAGACGCCCGGACGGTGTCGCCCGACGACCCGACCAAGCCCGACTCCTACTACGGCGTGAGCAAGGTCGCCGGCGAGGCGCTGGGGCAACTCTACGCCGAGCGCCACGACATCGAGGCGGTGAACCTCCGCATCGGCTGGCTGATGGACGAGGACGAGTTGCGCGAAACCCAGGACGGCGACGAAGCCAGGGCGCGGTTCGCCCGCGCGATGTGGCTCAGCCCGCGGGACTGCCGCGAGGTCGTCCGACGGTGCGTCGAGGCCGACCTGCCCGACTCCTCCGTCGTGGCGCACGGCATCTCGCGGAACGACGACCGCTACATGTCGCTGACCGAGACGATGCGGGCCGTCGGCTACCGGCCGCGGGACGATTCGGCGGAAGTGCTGGAGGAGTAG
- a CDS encoding Mut7-C RNAse domain-containing protein, translated as MLGKLATYLRMCGYDAAYALDRDEEADDRLLELAREEGRLLVTRDAALARRAGDAGVLLESRDVTDQLAELRSPGFELGLSEPTRCSACNSELVEVGDGETTPEYAPDLDERRVWRCPACGKHFWKGSHWDRVAETLNGLSSE; from the coding sequence ATGCTGGGCAAACTCGCGACCTACCTCCGGATGTGCGGCTACGACGCGGCCTACGCGCTGGACCGGGACGAGGAGGCCGACGACCGCCTGCTCGAACTGGCTCGCGAGGAGGGTCGTCTGCTGGTGACGCGGGACGCGGCGCTGGCGCGGCGTGCGGGCGACGCGGGAGTGTTGCTCGAATCGCGGGACGTGACGGACCAGCTCGCCGAACTTCGGAGTCCGGGGTTCGAACTGGGGCTATCGGAGCCCACGCGGTGTTCTGCGTGTAACTCGGAACTGGTCGAGGTCGGGGACGGCGAGACGACGCCCGAGTACGCGCCCGACCTCGACGAGCGCCGGGTCTGGCGGTGTCCGGCGTGCGGGAAGCACTTCTGGAAGGGCAGTCACTGGGACCGGGTGGCGGAGACGCTGAACGGACTCTCCTCCGAGTGA
- a CDS encoding endonuclease V, which translates to MNVTHPEFVPDPSLSRAEMEALQRDIAAEAVFEDRLDFDPTAVSAGSTEHDDPADAEQTELGDLGGSTEDGNASEETTRDSAAAESPVVVGVDQAFAHDGDTAVSAIVAMQDGEVIERVHATEPTEIPYIPGLLSFREGGAILAAFEELSVDPDLAIVDGSGRIHFRQAGIATHIGVTLDLPAVGVAKSLLCGRPQDSLDSPLPEGIRVPIESNERVDAPEGTIIGYALQSRQYDNPEKRHVNPLYVSPGHRVGAETATDLVWRLCAGYKLPEPTRLADGYADEVKRSL; encoded by the coding sequence ATGAACGTGACTCACCCCGAGTTCGTACCCGACCCGTCGCTCTCGCGCGCCGAGATGGAGGCGCTCCAGCGCGACATCGCGGCCGAAGCCGTCTTCGAGGACCGACTGGACTTCGACCCGACCGCCGTCTCGGCCGGGTCGACCGAACACGACGACCCCGCCGACGCCGAGCAGACCGAACTCGGCGACCTCGGCGGTTCGACCGAAGATGGAAACGCCTCCGAGGAGACGACCAGGGACTCCGCCGCGGCGGAGTCGCCGGTCGTGGTCGGCGTCGACCAGGCGTTCGCCCACGACGGCGACACCGCGGTCAGCGCCATCGTCGCGATGCAGGACGGCGAGGTAATCGAGCGCGTCCACGCGACCGAGCCGACTGAGATACCCTACATCCCGGGCCTGCTCTCGTTCCGCGAGGGCGGGGCCATCCTCGCGGCGTTCGAGGAACTGTCGGTCGACCCCGACCTCGCCATCGTCGACGGGAGCGGGCGCATCCACTTCCGGCAGGCCGGCATCGCCACCCACATCGGGGTGACGCTCGACCTGCCGGCCGTCGGCGTCGCAAAGAGCCTGCTGTGCGGCCGCCCGCAGGATTCGCTCGACTCGCCACTCCCGGAGGGCATCCGCGTCCCCATCGAGTCGAACGAGCGCGTCGACGCGCCCGAGGGGACGATCATCGGCTACGCGCTCCAGTCCCGCCAGTACGACAACCCCGAGAAGCGCCACGTCAATCCGCTGTACGTCAGTCCCGGCCACCGCGTCGGCGCCGAAACCGCGACCGACCTCGTCTGGCGGCTGTGCGCCGGCTACAAACTCCCCGAACCGACCCGGCTGGCCGACGGCTACGCCGACGAAGTCAAGCGCTCGCTGTAG
- a CDS encoding SDR family oxidoreductase has protein sequence MTETVLITGCSSGIGRETALAFLEDGWEVYATARNPADIEALGEKGCNIATLDVTEDDDVERVVDRILDEEGRIDCLVNNAGYAQLGPVEDVAVESVRSQFDVNVFGPHRLIRAVLPHMRQRRTGRIVNVSSVAGRVATPGMGIYNGSKFAMEAISDALRPEVDEYGIDVVLVEPGPVDTAFVERASSEIEGIERSDAYDTLYSILDDSEAIGGGGPGAVHPREVAETILDAANVTDPEARYPVGRVAELSGLARFLPASLQDKFYNLAVSLVAKSPLSD, from the coding sequence GTGACCGAAACTGTCCTCATCACTGGCTGTTCGTCCGGCATCGGCCGGGAGACCGCGCTCGCGTTCCTCGAAGACGGCTGGGAGGTGTACGCCACCGCCCGGAACCCCGCCGACATCGAGGCGCTCGGCGAGAAGGGGTGTAACATCGCCACGCTCGACGTGACCGAAGACGACGACGTCGAGCGGGTCGTCGACCGTATACTGGACGAGGAGGGTCGCATCGACTGTCTGGTCAACAACGCGGGCTACGCCCAACTCGGCCCCGTCGAGGACGTGGCGGTCGAGAGCGTCCGGAGCCAGTTCGACGTCAACGTCTTCGGCCCCCACCGGCTGATACGGGCGGTACTGCCCCACATGCGCCAGCGCCGGACGGGCCGCATCGTCAACGTCTCCAGCGTCGCGGGCCGGGTCGCCACGCCCGGGATGGGCATCTACAACGGTTCGAAGTTCGCGATGGAGGCCATCAGCGACGCGCTCCGACCCGAGGTCGACGAGTACGGCATCGACGTGGTGCTGGTCGAACCCGGACCGGTCGACACCGCGTTCGTCGAGCGCGCCTCCAGCGAGATAGAGGGCATCGAGCGGTCGGACGCCTACGATACCCTCTACTCGATTCTGGACGACAGCGAGGCCATCGGCGGCGGCGGGCCGGGCGCAGTTCATCCCAGGGAGGTCGCAGAGACCATCCTCGACGCCGCCAACGTCACCGACCCCGAGGCCCGCTACCCGGTCGGCCGGGTCGCCGAACTCTCGGGGCTCGCGCGGTTCCTGCCCGCGAGCCTCCAGGACAAGTTCTACAATCTCGCGGTGTCGCTGGTGGCGAAGAGCCCGCTGAGTGACTGA
- a CDS encoding class I SAM-dependent methyltransferase — translation MKKPGEVFADASVYDPGIEAIVPRYDELHDAILNAPPHERGSEIRVLELGAGTGELTAKLLTRFPKSSVLVVDHSEQMLEQAERKLETFGDRATLERGAFPDDYPDAASADEFDLVISSLAIHHLSEADKRALFEAIRDALAPGGWFLNGDVVQFEAPHLEELSGDMIENWVRSKGWEEADFMDEWEASDDYDDPSTLTDQLVWLRESGFDCVTSIWQYYNFAVYGGRKGE, via the coding sequence ATGAAAAAGCCCGGCGAAGTGTTCGCTGACGCGAGCGTCTACGACCCCGGCATCGAGGCCATCGTGCCGCGGTACGACGAACTCCACGACGCCATCCTCAACGCGCCGCCCCACGAGCGCGGGTCGGAGATTCGGGTGCTCGAACTCGGCGCGGGCACCGGTGAACTCACCGCGAAACTGCTGACGCGCTTCCCGAAGAGTTCGGTACTCGTCGTCGACCACAGCGAGCAGATGTTGGAGCAGGCCGAGCGCAAACTGGAGACGTTCGGCGACCGCGCGACCCTCGAACGCGGCGCGTTCCCCGACGACTACCCCGACGCCGCGTCGGCCGACGAGTTCGACCTCGTCATCTCGTCACTGGCGATTCACCACCTCTCGGAGGCCGACAAGCGCGCGCTCTTCGAGGCGATTCGCGACGCCCTCGCGCCCGGCGGATGGTTTCTCAACGGCGACGTGGTCCAGTTCGAGGCACCTCACCTGGAGGAACTGTCGGGCGACATGATCGAGAACTGGGTGCGCTCGAAGGGCTGGGAGGAGGCCGACTTCATGGACGAGTGGGAGGCCAGCGACGACTACGACGACCCTTCGACGCTGACCGACCAACTGGTGTGGCTCCGCGAGTCGGGCTTCGACTGCGTAACCTCCATCTGGCAGTACTACAACTTCGCGGTGTACGGCGGGCGGAAAGGGGAGTAG
- a CDS encoding HAH_0734 family protein: MKRLIIHGDPGIRKNAVIDYDGGERVCFAISRQGDWHGPDEPQLWCTIGTEDERDDFETRNFVPHWLETESIDAEDLEVIKRADEVAV; the protein is encoded by the coding sequence ATGAAGCGACTCATCATCCACGGCGACCCGGGCATCCGGAAGAACGCCGTCATCGACTACGACGGCGGCGAGCGCGTCTGCTTCGCCATCAGCCGCCAGGGCGACTGGCACGGTCCGGACGAGCCCCAGCTCTGGTGCACCATCGGCACCGAGGACGAGCGCGACGACTTCGAGACGCGCAACTTCGTCCCCCACTGGCTCGAAACCGAGTCCATCGACGCCGAGGACCTCGAAGTCATCAAACGCGCCGACGAAGTCGCGGTCTAG
- a CDS encoding VOC family protein translates to MKPESFFHVALKVRDIDECVEFYREQFDAELIERGDAETGEGATAVNHAALAVADKRVYFFDRAPYEAAGLVDEVPLGFLHFGFVVDDIESAYRELTAAGVEFIMEPSVFGDLNIAFFTDPSGVRIELIEHR, encoded by the coding sequence ATGAAGCCCGAATCGTTCTTCCACGTCGCACTGAAGGTCCGTGACATCGACGAGTGCGTCGAATTTTACCGCGAGCAGTTCGATGCAGAATTGATAGAGCGAGGAGACGCAGAAACCGGGGAAGGAGCGACTGCCGTCAACCACGCAGCTCTGGCGGTCGCTGACAAGCGGGTGTACTTCTTTGACCGAGCCCCCTACGAGGCCGCTGGACTGGTCGACGAAGTTCCGCTTGGATTCCTTCACTTCGGATTCGTGGTCGACGATATCGAGAGTGCGTATCGAGAACTCACAGCGGCCGGAGTCGAATTTATCATGGAACCATCCGTCTTCGGTGACCTGAACATCGCGTTCTTCACCGACCCGTCCGGTGTCCGCATCGAACTTATAGAACACCGCTGA
- a CDS encoding DUF5788 family protein: MKEYQRKQLLERVDREGATVGATIPDTIDVQGESVDLQEFVFEIKRRDTVPAGERERVERAKKNLRRERLQRRQLLEDGDITYEEGEGLAAAIIGIERALNALESLGPTDLEREAQAQEAADQKRWMSFLKQALGREDASSRGRL; this comes from the coding sequence GTGAAGGAGTACCAGCGAAAGCAACTCCTGGAGCGCGTCGACCGCGAGGGTGCGACGGTCGGCGCGACCATCCCCGACACCATCGACGTGCAGGGCGAGTCGGTCGACCTCCAGGAGTTCGTCTTCGAAATCAAGCGCCGCGACACCGTCCCCGCGGGCGAGCGCGAGCGCGTCGAGCGCGCGAAGAAGAACCTCCGGCGCGAGCGCCTCCAGCGCCGCCAACTGCTGGAGGACGGCGACATCACGTACGAGGAGGGCGAAGGGTTGGCCGCCGCCATCATCGGCATCGAGCGGGCGCTCAACGCCCTCGAGAGCCTGGGACCGACCGACCTCGAACGCGAGGCCCAGGCCCAGGAGGCCGCCGACCAGAAGCGCTGGATGTCGTTCTTGAAGCAGGCGCTCGGCCGCGAGGACGCGAGCAGTCGCGGACGGCTCTGA
- a CDS encoding Yip1 family protein: protein MTSLAEAYEENVGEVANPRRLYLGVGLFAVGALLVVLAIVMATTGIHAAFGLEYWQGREIAGILAGLGVPAVFVGIFSVLPASERVRAAATIGAGIAMLGVALFAYAYPYWWAGVGEGPDYTFQVVAVYFVGVIVTFWCLFVAVANFKTRNDPGGTVTLEITREGEVHTVEVSKGDLEDFEDLDRLTGMHTELGDSGSEPTGLGGVGFFGEVPDGETPTQTAGRGPGPGHATSDGGTTTNDIRSPLDDPDADPLPRQGTTDAYCGNCRHFRYVRTSDGMQPHCGYYSRTMQDMDACDEWEPNS, encoded by the coding sequence ATGACAAGCCTCGCGGAGGCCTACGAGGAGAACGTCGGCGAGGTCGCCAACCCCCGCCGACTCTACCTCGGGGTCGGTCTGTTCGCCGTCGGGGCACTTCTCGTCGTCCTCGCCATCGTGATGGCCACGACGGGCATCCACGCCGCGTTCGGACTCGAGTACTGGCAGGGCCGGGAGATCGCCGGCATCCTAGCGGGACTCGGCGTCCCGGCGGTGTTCGTCGGCATCTTCAGCGTCCTGCCCGCGAGCGAGCGCGTCCGGGCCGCTGCGACCATCGGCGCGGGCATCGCGATGCTCGGGGTCGCGCTGTTCGCCTACGCCTACCCCTACTGGTGGGCGGGCGTCGGCGAGGGTCCCGACTACACCTTCCAGGTCGTCGCCGTCTACTTCGTCGGGGTCATCGTCACGTTCTGGTGTCTGTTCGTCGCCGTGGCGAACTTCAAGACGCGCAACGACCCCGGCGGCACCGTCACCCTCGAAATCACCCGCGAGGGCGAGGTCCACACCGTCGAGGTTTCGAAGGGCGACCTGGAGGACTTCGAGGACCTCGACCGACTCACCGGGATGCACACCGAACTGGGCGATTCGGGGAGCGAACCCACGGGACTCGGCGGCGTCGGCTTCTTCGGGGAGGTCCCGGACGGCGAGACGCCGACCCAGACCGCGGGTCGGGGACCCGGCCCCGGCCACGCGACCAGCGACGGAGGCACCACGACGAACGACATCCGGTCGCCGCTCGACGACCCCGACGCCGACCCACTGCCCCGCCAGGGCACCACCGACGCCTACTGCGGCAACTGCCGGCACTTCCGGTACGTCCGGACCAGCGACGGGATGCAACCCCACTGCGGCTACTACAGTCGCACGATGCAGGACATGGACGCCTGCGACGAGTGGGAACCGAACAGCTAG
- a CDS encoding rhomboid family intramembrane serine protease: MAKCDACGKHENMPYKCRRCGGTYCGEHRLPESHDCPGLNEWNDPSGVFDSGFDDSVDNQGRSSGGVASRVGLDTGTGGPLGYFRGNMTYVFLGLMWLTLAAQYLVAPLLGINAPTPEGPGDPLWYTLFTLNSANPLYVWTWVTSVFSHGGLFHIAGNSLALYFFGPPVERYIGSKKFAALFLVSGIIAGLSQVGTMFALGTVGGVVLGASGAVMAIMGVLTVLNPNLRVMLIFPPIPMPIWVLTGGYALLSVIGGLGPVSGGIAHFAHLSGLLIGLGYGKYVKGRRRAPQQLGSGGGFGRRGPGGPGGRF, encoded by the coding sequence ATGGCGAAGTGTGACGCGTGCGGCAAGCACGAAAATATGCCGTACAAGTGCCGACGATGCGGCGGCACCTACTGCGGGGAACACCGACTCCCCGAGAGCCACGACTGTCCGGGGTTGAACGAGTGGAACGACCCCTCGGGCGTCTTCGACAGCGGTTTCGACGACAGCGTCGACAATCAGGGCAGGTCGTCGGGCGGCGTGGCGAGCCGGGTCGGCCTCGACACGGGCACGGGCGGCCCGCTGGGCTACTTCCGCGGGAACATGACCTACGTGTTCCTCGGGCTGATGTGGCTGACGCTTGCGGCCCAGTACCTCGTCGCGCCGCTGTTGGGAATCAACGCACCGACACCCGAGGGTCCCGGCGACCCGCTCTGGTACACGCTCTTCACGCTCAATTCCGCGAACCCTCTCTACGTCTGGACGTGGGTCACGTCCGTGTTCTCACACGGCGGTCTGTTCCACATCGCGGGCAACAGCCTTGCGCTGTACTTCTTCGGACCGCCGGTCGAGCGCTACATCGGTTCGAAGAAGTTCGCCGCGCTGTTCCTCGTGAGCGGGATAATCGCCGGGCTCAGCCAGGTCGGCACCATGTTCGCGCTCGGGACCGTCGGCGGCGTCGTCCTCGGCGCGAGCGGCGCGGTGATGGCGATAATGGGCGTGCTCACCGTCCTGAATCCGAACCTGCGGGTGATGCTCATCTTCCCGCCGATTCCGATGCCCATCTGGGTGCTGACCGGCGGCTACGCCCTGCTGTCGGTCATCGGCGGCCTCGGCCCGGTTTCGGGCGGCATCGCCCACTTCGCGCACCTCTCGGGACTGCTCATCGGCTTGGGATACGGCAAGTACGTCAAGGGCAGGCGCCGCGCACCCCAGCAACTCGGCAGCGGCGGCGGGTTCGGCCGCCGCGGCCCCGGCGGTCCGGGCGGTCGTTTCTGA
- a CDS encoding MFS transporter — protein sequence MAESSSGSLRLFGNREFVALASTAFARSQAYSTILIALALYADIFHTSGTVEGLFGTAFAAVQLLIVLPLGRYVDLRDSKKFLLVGLALNVVVFVAFAFAESVEHVVLIRVLQGFSASILWITGTTVVGEISPDESRGLWIGTYNQVGALSSLFGDVFGGLLLFVYGFEATYAVLSVITIGAFLSVFAFLRDNPGGRADPEEATGYETLRDLLERRAIKALVFFRGAFSVGKMAIIIFLPIYAKTEFGINAFVIGGIMAGGKLTKALTQGWVGDLTDRFGEQYRFILAGALVYAVGVALVPLAEYAHEYVPGMTLAALGRELVLPGAFFVLFAAYAVLGIGDSLRLPASMGLFVEEGEHFDAVASSLSLRSISWKVGQVGGPVLVGAIWDATNVFVAFWTAAAFIVVSAATFAWLFTLEPAPEHSVAAADD from the coding sequence GTGGCCGAGTCGAGTAGCGGGTCGCTTCGCCTGTTCGGGAACCGCGAGTTCGTCGCCCTGGCGAGCACCGCGTTCGCCCGGAGTCAGGCCTACTCGACCATCCTCATCGCGCTGGCGCTGTACGCCGACATCTTCCACACCTCCGGCACCGTCGAGGGACTGTTCGGCACGGCGTTCGCCGCGGTCCAGTTGCTCATCGTCCTGCCGCTGGGTCGGTACGTCGACCTGCGGGACTCGAAGAAGTTCCTGCTGGTCGGTCTGGCGCTCAACGTCGTCGTGTTCGTCGCGTTCGCGTTCGCCGAGAGCGTCGAGCACGTCGTCCTCATCCGGGTGTTGCAGGGGTTCAGCGCGAGCATCCTCTGGATAACCGGCACGACCGTCGTCGGCGAGATCAGCCCCGACGAGTCCCGCGGCCTCTGGATCGGTACCTACAACCAGGTCGGCGCGCTGTCGAGTCTCTTCGGCGACGTCTTCGGCGGCCTGCTGCTGTTCGTCTACGGCTTCGAGGCGACCTACGCGGTGCTGTCGGTCATCACCATCGGGGCGTTCCTCTCAGTGTTCGCGTTCCTCCGGGACAACCCCGGCGGCCGGGCCGACCCCGAGGAGGCCACGGGCTACGAGACGCTCCGGGACCTCCTGGAGCGACGGGCCATCAAGGCCCTCGTCTTCTTCCGCGGGGCGTTCAGCGTCGGGAAGATGGCCATCATCATCTTCCTGCCCATCTACGCCAAGACCGAGTTCGGCATCAACGCCTTCGTCATCGGCGGCATCATGGCCGGCGGAAAGCTCACCAAGGCGCTCACTCAGGGGTGGGTCGGCGACCTCACCGACCGGTTCGGCGAGCAGTACCGGTTCATCCTGGCGGGCGCGCTGGTCTACGCGGTCGGGGTCGCGCTGGTTCCGCTGGCCGAGTACGCCCACGAGTACGTGCCGGGGATGACCCTCGCGGCGCTTGGCCGCGAACTGGTCCTGCCGGGCGCGTTCTTCGTCCTCTTCGCGGCCTACGCGGTGCTGGGCATCGGCGACAGCCTCCGACTGCCGGCGAGCATGGGGCTGTTCGTCGAGGAGGGCGAGCACTTCGACGCGGTGGCGAGCAGTCTCTCGCTGCGCTCCATCTCCTGGAAGGTCGGGCAGGTCGGCGGTCCCGTGCTGGTCGGGGCCATCTGGGACGCGACCAACGTGTTCGTCGCGTTCTGGACCGCCGCGGCGTTCATCGTCGTCTCGGCGGCGACGTTCGCGTGGCTGTTCACGCTGGAACCCGCGCCCGAGCACTCGGTCGCGGCGGCCGACGACTGA
- a CDS encoding metal-dependent hydrolase codes for MFPLGHLGMALLFATPAAVLLAAPRRYAAVVVLALATALLPDVDTPLPLVHHHGGTHTVFFALVAAATVGAAFAAVAAATSQLARRISAVPAFSPRTAFALGAGGALAGLGSHLFADVLPIPIGGEPVEPLWPLSQDTVAFGLMHPGDPAWNWGLLAAGVGVQLLVVAFAYSTVDVPMVESSG; via the coding sequence ATGTTTCCGCTGGGCCACCTCGGGATGGCCCTGCTGTTCGCGACGCCGGCGGCGGTGCTGCTCGCCGCCCCGCGCCGGTACGCCGCGGTCGTGGTACTCGCGCTCGCGACCGCGCTCCTGCCGGACGTGGACACGCCGCTCCCGCTGGTCCACCACCACGGCGGGACCCACACCGTGTTCTTCGCGCTGGTCGCGGCTGCGACGGTCGGCGCGGCGTTCGCGGCGGTGGCGGCCGCGACCTCGCAACTCGCCCGCCGAATTTCGGCTGTTCCCGCGTTCAGTCCTCGGACGGCGTTCGCGCTCGGGGCCGGCGGCGCGCTCGCGGGGCTCGGCAGCCACCTGTTCGCCGACGTGCTTCCGATTCCCATCGGGGGTGAACCGGTCGAACCGCTCTGGCCGCTCTCGCAGGACACCGTCGCGTTCGGTCTGATGCACCCCGGCGACCCGGCGTGGAACTGGGGACTGCTGGCCGCCGGGGTCGGCGTCCAACTGCTGGTCGTCGCGTTCGCGTACTCGACGGTCGACGTGCCGATGGTGGAGTCGAGCGGGTGA